DNA from Synechococcus elongatus PCC 6301:
CAAAGGTGCCGGTAGAAGCACCGCTCGGCACTTGGGCTAAACCTACGGATCCATCTTCGAGGTGGACTTCTGCCTCAACCGTAGGGCGACCCCGCGAGTCGAGAATTTCGCGGGCTGTGATCTCGGCGATCTGCGTCCCGTAATCGTCTGGCATCGGCGGCAGTCTTCCTTGGCTATGTGACAGTCGAAGCAATGGGGCCCCAGAAAGGGGACTTCCCAGAGGTGTGGCGATCGCCAATGTCTAGGACATCGGTTAGGCCGTTACAAATCATACCGGCTCACCTTTCAGGCTTCTGCGTTGCAGCGATCGCGGCCCACTTCCTTCCACAATGGGAAGAACGCCAATCTCAGCCGGAGGCACGACCTGATGCGACTACTGCATACGATGCTGCGAGTCGGGGATCTGGAGCGATCGCTACAGTTTTACTGCGAGATCCTGGGCATGCAGTTGCTGCGGCGCAAGGACTACCCCGGTGGGGAATTTACGCTGGCCTTTGTGGGCTACGGCGAAGAAGCAGACCACACCGTCCTCGAGCTCACCTACAACTGGGGCAAAGAGCAATACGAGCTGGGCGATGCCTACGGTCACATTGCGATCGGCGTCGACGACATTTACGCCACCTGCGAAGCGATTCGCGCCAGAGGCGGCAAAATTAGCCGCGAGCCCGGCCCCATGAAACATGGCAGCACCGTGATTGCCTTTGTTGAAGATCCCGATGGCTACAAAGTCGAATTAATTCAAACCGGGACTTCTGGCGCCAGCGCCCAGCCCGCCGCCTAAGCTTTGAGTCGCGATCGCCAGCCTCAGCCCACCTGAGATAGTGGAACCGGAGCGATCGCTCGCCCACCCGTCAGTTTTAGAGTTTCCATGCAGCCCACCGACCCCAATCGTTTTACAGACCAAGCCTGGGATGCGATCGTCGAATCGCAAACTGTGGCTCGCCAACTGCGGCAACAGCAGCTGGAAGTGGAGCACGTCCTCCTGGCCTTGCTCGATCAGGAGTCGGGGGTAGCTGCAGAAATTTTGGCGAAAGCAGGGGTGGCAGTTGCCAACCTGCGGCAACCCCTCGAAGACTTTGCACGACGGCAGCCTCGCAATGCCTCGGGTACGCAGCTCTACCTAGGACGCGGCCTCGATCGCCTGCTGGACTTAGCAGAACGGGCGCGAGAACTCTGGCAAGACGAGTTCATCGGCGTTGAGCATTTGCTGATGGGCTTCGTGGAGGACGATCGCATCGGTCGTCGCTTGGCGCAGGGTCTCAAACTCGATGCCAAAACACTCGAGACAACGATTCAAGCGTTGCGATCGCCCGCTGCCGATGAGGCTGAAGCAGAAGAGAGCGAACCCAGCTATCCCTTCCTCAGCAAGTACGGTCGCGATCTGACAGCGCTGGCGGAACAGGAAAAACTCGATCCGGTGATTGGCCGTGATCTGGAAATTCGTCGCGTCATTCAAGTGCTATCGCGGCGCAGTAAG
Protein-coding regions in this window:
- the gloA gene encoding lactoylglutathione lyase — translated: MRLLHTMLRVGDLERSLQFYCEILGMQLLRRKDYPGGEFTLAFVGYGEEADHTVLELTYNWGKEQYELGDAYGHIAIGVDDIYATCEAIRARGGKISREPGPMKHGSTVIAFVEDPDGYKVELIQTGTSGASAQPAA